From a single Couchioplanes caeruleus genomic region:
- a CDS encoding CheR family methyltransferase translates to MDGRGGDRDGVMIITAGVAKFRAVLAESLGWAFDDKDTGQLAQVLLRRAGATGLERGEYLARLGTGDWESELGTLAEELAINETYFFRHGEQFRVLADVALPERVRARSAQRALRLLSVGCSSGEEAYTLAIVARQVQPDPDWIVSVLGVDASPAVLRRAQTARYSVWSLRETPDTVRERWFHAHDGQYEVDPRIRAAVRFRRHNVADDDEDLWRPGQYDVVFCRNLLMYLTPGARDALVRRMTGALSAGGYLFLGHTDSLGSDPEGLEPQQSRHTFFYQRRTGQPAPATPARVGPPRPAPVAARPAPRREVDGPYERAMRLLREERFAEALTVVEAGPAGRVVPRELLLHSVLLAQAGRLADAEIVCRHLLDVDGLYADAHHQLAVCLEGGAAAEVAIGHYRLAAHLDADFAMPRLRLGLLARRRGDRDLAAAELGRAQVLLKHEREDRIAMFGGGFGRVALTALCRAEGARR, encoded by the coding sequence GTGGACGGCCGCGGCGGCGACCGCGACGGCGTCATGATCATCACGGCGGGCGTGGCGAAGTTCCGCGCGGTCCTGGCCGAGAGCCTCGGGTGGGCCTTCGACGACAAGGACACCGGCCAGCTCGCCCAGGTGCTGCTGCGGCGCGCCGGCGCGACGGGCCTCGAGCGCGGCGAGTACCTCGCCCGGCTCGGCACCGGGGACTGGGAGTCGGAGCTCGGCACGCTCGCCGAGGAGCTCGCGATCAACGAGACGTACTTCTTCCGGCACGGCGAGCAGTTCCGGGTGCTCGCCGACGTGGCGCTGCCGGAACGGGTGCGGGCGCGCAGCGCGCAACGGGCCCTGCGCCTGCTCTCCGTCGGGTGCTCCTCCGGCGAGGAGGCGTACACGCTGGCGATCGTCGCGCGGCAGGTGCAGCCGGACCCGGACTGGATCGTGTCCGTGCTCGGCGTCGACGCCAGCCCGGCCGTGCTGCGGCGGGCGCAGACGGCGCGCTACTCGGTGTGGTCGCTGCGGGAGACGCCCGACACCGTACGGGAGCGGTGGTTCCACGCCCACGACGGCCAGTACGAGGTCGACCCCCGCATCCGCGCCGCCGTCCGGTTCCGCCGGCACAACGTGGCCGACGACGACGAGGACTTGTGGCGCCCGGGGCAGTACGACGTCGTCTTCTGCCGCAACCTGCTGATGTACCTGACCCCGGGGGCACGCGACGCCCTGGTCCGGCGCATGACCGGGGCGCTGAGCGCGGGCGGGTACCTGTTCCTCGGGCACACCGACTCGCTGGGCAGCGACCCGGAGGGGCTCGAGCCGCAGCAGAGCCGGCACACGTTCTTCTACCAGCGGCGGACGGGACAGCCCGCCCCCGCCACCCCGGCGCGGGTCGGGCCGCCCCGCCCCGCGCCGGTCGCCGCCCGCCCGGCCCCGCGCCGGGAGGTGGACGGCCCGTACGAGCGGGCGATGCGGCTGTTGCGCGAGGAGCGGTTCGCGGAGGCGCTGACCGTCGTGGAGGCGGGACCGGCCGGCCGGGTCGTACCGCGGGAACTGCTGTTGCACAGCGTGCTGCTCGCGCAGGCTGGGCGGCTGGCGGACGCGGAGATCGTCTGCCGGCATCTGCTCGACGTCGACGGCCTGTACGCCGACGCCCACCACCAGCTCGCCGTCTGCCTGGAGGGTGGCGCCGCGGCCGAGGTGGCGATCGGCCACTACCGGCTCGCCGCCCACCTGGACGCCGACTTCGCGATGCCCCGGCTGCGGCTGGGGCTGCTCGCCCGCCGCCGGGGTGACCGCGACCTCGCCGCCGCCGAGCTGGGCCGGGCGCAGGTGCTGCTCAAGCACGAGCGGGAGGACCGCATCGCGATGTTCGGCGGCGGGTTCGGCCGCGTCGCGCTGACCGCGCTGTGCCGCGCCGAGGGGGCACGCCGGTGA
- a CDS encoding CAP domain-containing protein, with the protein MRKPAVVVAVAVSAVLAGGIMVATSAGAETTPELPGVPSIAVPDGPALPDLPSGAVAVPGPVEPGDQGEPTADPAPARPGGGVTAKPAAGGPAADPKPAAGGPAPARPAADDPAPAASPTRAPVAQPGSVAGAHRDVTASQALSSDPDGDVQRQARDLVNRERRRAGCDDVTVDRRLITAANRHAADMARRGYFAHEDPNGDRAGERVADAGYEWSRFGENIARGQDSVYEVVDGWMNSPEHRENILDCRLHQVGVGLAFSADRTPYWVQDFATPQ; encoded by the coding sequence ATGCGCAAGCCTGCTGTCGTGGTCGCCGTGGCGGTGTCGGCGGTGCTGGCCGGCGGCATCATGGTCGCCACGAGCGCCGGTGCCGAGACGACTCCGGAGCTGCCCGGGGTGCCGTCGATCGCCGTGCCGGACGGTCCCGCCCTCCCGGACCTGCCCAGCGGTGCTGTGGCCGTACCCGGTCCCGTGGAGCCCGGTGACCAGGGTGAGCCCACCGCCGACCCTGCGCCCGCCCGGCCCGGGGGTGGGGTCACGGCGAAGCCCGCGGCCGGTGGGCCGGCCGCGGACCCGAAGCCGGCGGCCGGCGGCCCGGCGCCGGCGCGCCCGGCCGCGGACGACCCCGCGCCCGCCGCGTCGCCGACGCGGGCCCCGGTCGCGCAGCCCGGCTCCGTCGCCGGCGCGCACCGCGACGTCACGGCGAGCCAGGCGCTGTCCTCCGACCCGGACGGCGACGTGCAGCGCCAGGCCCGCGACCTGGTCAACCGGGAGCGCCGGCGGGCCGGCTGCGACGACGTCACGGTCGACCGCCGGCTGATCACCGCCGCCAACCGGCACGCGGCCGACATGGCCCGCCGCGGCTACTTCGCGCACGAGGACCCCAACGGCGACCGGGCCGGCGAGCGGGTCGCCGACGCGGGCTACGAGTGGTCGCGCTTCGGCGAGAACATCGCGCGCGGTCAGGACAGCGTGTACGAGGTCGTCGACGGCTGGATGAACAGCCCCGAGCACCGCGAGAACATCCTCGACTGCCGGCTGCACCAGGTGGGCGTGGGCCTGGCGTTCTCCGCCGACCGCACGCCGTACTGGGTTCAGGACTTCGCCACCCCGCAGTGA
- a CDS encoding L,D-transpeptidase family protein, giving the protein MQRVSARLAAAVVATAVGGSLGAFALTPGTAGAVPRAVGATPVAAVVVTKAAAASCSTGRYQKQVEGYLKKLGGFGAVTVDGRQTAADCKAIKKFQSRYGIKPAAGLAGPTTYGVAKRLAATKTSACHARRTGTTFCVDLTHQTTWVMRSGRVYRKPTVIRSGMKGYRTPTGSYKINKRTRKEWSNPYEVWMPYWQRFVGGIGFHQTTTYLHDAWRGSHGCVNLLGSDAKAYYGIGRIGMRVKVIGRRPGT; this is encoded by the coding sequence GTGCAGCGGGTCTCCGCGCGCCTCGCCGCCGCCGTGGTGGCGACGGCGGTCGGCGGCAGCCTCGGCGCCTTCGCGCTGACCCCGGGTACGGCGGGCGCCGTACCCCGGGCCGTCGGCGCGACGCCGGTCGCAGCCGTCGTCGTCACGAAGGCCGCCGCGGCCTCGTGCTCGACGGGCAGGTATCAGAAGCAGGTCGAGGGCTACCTCAAGAAACTCGGTGGCTTCGGCGCCGTCACGGTCGACGGCAGGCAGACGGCCGCCGACTGCAAGGCCATCAAGAAGTTCCAGAGCCGGTACGGCATCAAGCCGGCCGCCGGGCTCGCGGGCCCCACGACGTACGGGGTCGCCAAGCGCCTGGCCGCCACGAAGACGTCGGCGTGCCACGCGCGGCGCACCGGCACCACCTTCTGCGTGGACCTCACGCACCAGACCACGTGGGTCATGCGCAGCGGCCGGGTGTACCGCAAGCCGACGGTGATCCGCAGCGGCATGAAGGGCTACCGGACGCCGACCGGCAGCTACAAGATCAACAAGCGGACGCGCAAGGAGTGGTCCAACCCGTACGAGGTGTGGATGCCGTACTGGCAGCGCTTCGTCGGCGGGATCGGCTTCCACCAGACCACCACGTACCTGCACGACGCGTGGCGCGGCTCGCACGGCTGCGTGAACCTGCTCGGCTCCGACGCCAAGGCGTACTACGGCATCGGCAGGATCGGCATGCGGGTCAAGGTCATCGGGCGCCGCCCGGGAACCTGA
- a CDS encoding chemotaxis protein CheW encodes MSPSRLPDLRDAFDRSFSEPVRRQNADFVELLAVRAGGRPYALRLAQASGLHPDRAVTPLPGPQPALLGIAGFGGSIVPVYDLAALLGHPVPERPRWLVPCAGAPPLALAFHELDGHLRVPADAVVDESGGNPDHQVLRGMVPLPGGTRPIVDLPAARALVHQLTGRLQYAHEEQ; translated from the coding sequence GTGAGCCCCAGCCGCCTGCCCGACCTGCGAGACGCGTTCGACCGCTCGTTCAGCGAGCCCGTACGCCGCCAGAACGCCGACTTCGTGGAGCTGCTGGCCGTCCGCGCGGGCGGGCGCCCGTACGCGTTGCGCCTCGCGCAGGCCTCCGGTCTGCACCCGGACCGCGCCGTCACGCCGCTGCCCGGACCGCAGCCGGCCCTGCTCGGCATCGCGGGTTTCGGCGGCTCGATCGTGCCCGTCTACGACCTCGCCGCCCTGCTCGGTCATCCGGTGCCGGAGCGGCCGCGCTGGCTCGTGCCGTGCGCCGGCGCGCCGCCGCTCGCGCTGGCCTTCCACGAGCTCGACGGCCACCTGCGGGTGCCGGCCGACGCGGTCGTGGACGAGTCCGGCGGCAACCCCGACCACCAGGTGCTGCGCGGGATGGTGCCGCTGCCCGGCGGCACCCGGCCCATCGTCGACCTGCCCGCGGCCCGGGCGCTGGTGCACCAGCTGACCGGCCGCCTCCAGTACGCCCATGAGGAGCAGTGA
- a CDS encoding chemotaxis protein CheW has protein sequence MVQVGQAAARAGTAAGEPSLVFRAGPLLGALRLSEVVETMRPLPVHHLAGTPPFISGICVMRGRPTLVVDVARLLSGGDTAAERYVAVRTGRGTVALATGAVLGIRTLAADDEGRHAALLGEAPARLIAAVGTVDAQPVLLLQSLHLVPDEAWTAAAATATAS, from the coding sequence ATGGTGCAGGTCGGGCAGGCGGCGGCGCGGGCGGGGACGGCCGCCGGGGAGCCGTCGCTGGTGTTCCGGGCCGGCCCGCTGCTCGGCGCGCTGCGGCTGAGCGAGGTCGTCGAGACGATGCGCCCGCTGCCGGTCCACCACCTGGCCGGTACGCCGCCGTTCATCTCCGGCATCTGCGTCATGCGCGGCCGGCCGACGCTCGTGGTCGACGTCGCGCGCCTGCTCAGCGGCGGTGACACGGCCGCGGAACGCTACGTCGCCGTACGGACCGGGCGCGGGACGGTGGCCCTCGCCACGGGCGCCGTTCTCGGGATCCGCACGCTGGCCGCCGACGACGAGGGCCGGCACGCGGCGCTGCTCGGCGAGGCGCCCGCCCGCCTCATCGCCGCCGTCGGCACGGTCGACGCCCAGCCGGTCCTGCTGTTGCAGAGCCTGCACCTGGTCCCGGACGAGGCGTGGACGGCCGCGGCGGCGACCGCGACGGCGTCATGA
- a CDS encoding efflux RND transporter periplasmic adaptor subunit has protein sequence MSRSPRRATVLLLACVLLPPLTAASCSDEPSGVTVGSAGRGTVDEIVEASGAVTARAAATVGSPADGTLAALRVESGDRVRKGQVVAVVDSPAAEQRLDAATEALDAASAGGVPPDGGTAGFTAVRQRTDADATEAFTTARATAGKVTDETLRKALLAQVTAAQKQYDAVSSAASAAVGSLQRGVAGVSQAVNALTAAQRVQAQQAYDLAAAAVDALTLRAPVSGVVQLGGTASASAPSLTDLIDKADPSALAAPAQGPLPGVDAAVPVGAAVSAGTPILTVVDTGALGVTAEVDETDVLLVKPGGTGTVELDAATGATYPAKVRAADLLPTTSARGGVSYRVRLSLGKGKYADGSAAPTPRPGMSAIVRLRVRQAVDAVTVPAGAVVTSDGRDTVWAVRDGKAQRVPVTLGVQGEDAVQVLSGLAAGDPVVVAGADQVSAGQDLP, from the coding sequence GTGTCCCGATCCCCCCGGCGTGCCACGGTCCTGCTGCTCGCGTGCGTTCTGCTGCCCCCGCTGACCGCGGCGTCCTGCAGCGACGAGCCCTCCGGCGTCACCGTCGGCTCCGCCGGGCGCGGCACCGTCGACGAGATCGTCGAGGCGTCCGGGGCGGTCACCGCCCGCGCGGCCGCGACGGTCGGCTCGCCCGCCGACGGCACCCTCGCCGCGCTGCGGGTGGAGAGCGGCGACCGGGTCCGCAAGGGTCAGGTGGTGGCCGTCGTCGACTCACCGGCGGCCGAGCAGCGGCTCGACGCGGCCACCGAGGCGCTCGACGCGGCCTCCGCCGGAGGTGTTCCCCCGGACGGCGGCACGGCCGGGTTCACCGCCGTGCGGCAGCGCACCGACGCCGACGCCACCGAGGCCTTCACCACCGCGCGGGCGACGGCCGGCAAGGTCACCGACGAGACCCTCCGCAAGGCCCTGCTCGCCCAGGTCACCGCGGCCCAGAAGCAGTACGACGCCGTCTCCTCGGCCGCCTCGGCTGCTGTCGGCTCGCTGCAGCGCGGCGTCGCCGGGGTGAGCCAGGCGGTCAACGCGCTCACCGCAGCCCAGCGGGTCCAGGCGCAGCAGGCGTACGACCTGGCCGCGGCGGCCGTGGACGCGCTGACCCTGCGCGCCCCGGTCTCGGGCGTCGTCCAGCTCGGCGGCACCGCATCCGCGAGCGCGCCGTCGCTCACCGACCTCATCGACAAGGCCGACCCCTCCGCGCTCGCGGCCCCCGCCCAGGGTCCGCTGCCCGGCGTCGACGCGGCCGTGCCCGTGGGCGCCGCGGTCAGCGCCGGCACCCCCATCCTCACCGTGGTCGACACCGGCGCGCTCGGCGTCACCGCCGAGGTCGACGAGACCGATGTGCTGCTGGTCAAGCCCGGCGGCACGGGGACCGTCGAGCTCGACGCCGCCACCGGGGCCACGTACCCGGCGAAGGTGCGAGCCGCCGACCTGCTGCCCACCACCTCGGCGCGGGGCGGCGTCTCCTACCGCGTACGCCTCTCGCTCGGCAAGGGCAAGTACGCCGACGGCAGCGCCGCCCCCACGCCGCGGCCCGGCATGAGCGCGATCGTCCGGCTGCGCGTCCGCCAGGCCGTCGACGCGGTGACCGTTCCCGCCGGAGCGGTCGTCACCAGCGACGGGCGCGACACGGTGTGGGCCGTCCGCGACGGCAAGGCCCAGCGGGTCCCGGTCACGCTCGGCGTGCAGGGCGAGGACGCCGTCCAGGTGCTCTCCGGGCTGGCCGCCGGCGACCCGGTCGTCGTCGCCGGCGCGGACCAGGTCAGCGCCGGGCAAGACCTGCCGTGA
- a CDS encoding acyltransferase family protein, translated as MRNRYLDLLRAAAIVRVVVYHLFGWPWLSILLPAMGIMFALAGSLTAASLDRRSAGSVITSRLRRLLPPLWLLGAIAVPAMLYAGWAQQDGGDDPWSWKLGLWLLPVGDPPGSHAGIDAWEPLWYIRAYLWFVLLSPVLYLAYKKVGWAAVVAPVALLATLDKTGFTLPFGRADSAMWDFATYGACWIAGFAHHDGRLHRLRPGLAGLAAVVLGGAALYWLHGHAGDEGWDLNDVPEAQALWSLAFVLVALHWRPDMTWLAYLRPVDRAVNLLNSRAVTVYLWHNIAIAAIWPVLTFLTLDDLGSMEGPVTLGATFVLTAVAVLAFGWVEDLAARRRPRLWPATASPAPVSAPHVPDRQLDSAPQGPLHAEVGPLPPPVPPPPIPPPPVPPARRAPAPQEEPAAISWFAGGPDPR; from the coding sequence GTGCGCAACCGCTACCTGGATCTCCTCCGGGCCGCCGCCATCGTCCGGGTCGTCGTCTACCACCTCTTCGGCTGGCCGTGGCTGTCGATCCTGCTGCCCGCCATGGGCATCATGTTCGCCCTGGCCGGCTCGCTGACCGCCGCGTCGCTCGACCGCCGCTCGGCGGGCAGCGTCATCACGTCCCGGCTGCGCCGGCTCCTGCCTCCGCTGTGGCTGCTCGGCGCGATCGCCGTCCCGGCCATGCTGTACGCCGGGTGGGCGCAGCAGGACGGCGGCGACGACCCGTGGAGCTGGAAGCTGGGGCTGTGGCTGCTGCCCGTCGGCGACCCCCCGGGCAGTCACGCGGGCATCGACGCGTGGGAGCCGCTCTGGTACATCCGGGCGTACCTGTGGTTCGTGCTGCTGTCGCCGGTGCTGTACCTCGCGTACAAGAAGGTGGGCTGGGCCGCCGTGGTCGCGCCCGTGGCCCTGCTGGCGACGCTCGACAAGACCGGCTTCACCCTGCCGTTCGGCCGCGCGGACTCGGCGATGTGGGACTTCGCCACGTACGGCGCCTGCTGGATCGCGGGCTTCGCGCACCACGACGGACGCCTGCACCGCCTGCGCCCGGGCCTGGCGGGCCTGGCGGCCGTCGTGCTCGGCGGCGCGGCCCTGTACTGGCTGCACGGGCACGCCGGCGACGAGGGCTGGGACCTCAACGACGTACCGGAGGCGCAGGCGCTGTGGTCGCTGGCGTTCGTGCTGGTGGCCCTGCACTGGCGGCCGGACATGACCTGGCTGGCGTACCTGCGGCCGGTCGACCGGGCGGTGAACCTGCTGAACTCCCGCGCGGTCACCGTCTACCTGTGGCACAACATCGCGATCGCCGCGATCTGGCCGGTGCTGACCTTCCTCACCCTGGACGACCTCGGGTCGATGGAGGGACCGGTCACGCTGGGGGCGACGTTCGTGCTGACCGCGGTCGCGGTGCTGGCGTTCGGCTGGGTGGAGGACCTGGCGGCCCGCCGCCGGCCGCGGTTGTGGCCGGCCACCGCCTCGCCGGCTCCGGTTTCCGCACCGCACGTGCCCGATCGGCAGCTGGACTCCGCGCCACAGGGCCCGCTGCACGCCGAGGTCGGCCCGCTCCCGCCGCCGGTCCCGCCGCCGCCGATCCCGCCGCCGCCCGTCCCACCCGCCCGGAGGGCGCCGGCACCGCAGGAGGAACCGGCCGCGATCTCCTGGTTCGCCGGCGGCCCCGACCCGCGCTGA